A region of Micromonospora sp. WMMD882 DNA encodes the following proteins:
- a CDS encoding zinc-dependent metalloprotease — translation MQQFMSQLQHLLSAPGSGPVNWDLARQVAASQLAASGDPAVTPYERNAVEEALRLADLWLEPVSSWPSGIHTPVAWNRNEWIFKTLDVWRKLCDPVASRMVGAMGDLVPPEARAQLGPMQSMVATLGGALFGGQLGQALGSLAAEVLSVGDIGLPLGPAGTAALIPANIRQYGDGLELPEDEVRLYVALREAAHQRLFQHVPWLRGHVLTSVETYAAGIRVNREAIEEAMGRVDPTDPESMQAIALEGIFTPEDTPTQKASLARLETALALVEGWVGHVVDEAAGGRLPNVVALGEAFRRRRAAGGPAEQTFAALVGLELRPRRLREAAALWSALTEHRGIAGRDALWGHPDLLPSGDDFADPVAFARSQLDFAELDEFDFTAPGGPEEQPPGERRPDDDPGRS, via the coding sequence ATGCAGCAGTTCATGAGCCAGCTTCAGCACCTGCTCTCCGCGCCGGGCAGCGGTCCGGTCAACTGGGACCTGGCCCGGCAGGTGGCGGCCAGCCAGCTCGCCGCCAGCGGCGACCCGGCCGTGACGCCGTACGAGCGCAACGCGGTGGAGGAGGCGCTGCGCCTGGCCGACCTGTGGCTGGAGCCGGTGTCGTCGTGGCCGTCGGGCATCCACACCCCGGTCGCCTGGAACCGCAACGAGTGGATCTTCAAGACCCTCGACGTTTGGCGCAAGCTCTGCGACCCGGTCGCCAGCCGGATGGTGGGCGCGATGGGCGACCTGGTCCCGCCGGAGGCGCGCGCCCAGCTCGGCCCGATGCAGTCGATGGTCGCCACCCTGGGTGGGGCGCTCTTCGGTGGGCAGCTCGGCCAGGCACTCGGGTCGCTCGCCGCCGAGGTCCTCTCCGTCGGCGACATCGGGCTGCCGCTCGGCCCGGCCGGCACGGCCGCGCTGATCCCGGCCAACATCCGCCAGTACGGCGACGGGCTGGAGCTCCCCGAGGACGAGGTACGCCTCTACGTGGCCCTGCGGGAGGCCGCCCACCAGCGGCTCTTCCAGCACGTGCCGTGGCTGCGCGGGCACGTGCTCACCAGCGTCGAGACGTACGCCGCCGGCATCCGGGTCAACCGCGAGGCGATCGAGGAGGCGATGGGGCGGGTCGACCCGACCGACCCGGAGTCCATGCAGGCGATCGCGCTGGAGGGCATCTTCACGCCGGAGGACACTCCGACGCAGAAGGCGTCCCTGGCCCGGTTGGAGACCGCCCTCGCGCTGGTCGAGGGGTGGGTCGGGCACGTGGTGGACGAGGCCGCCGGCGGGCGGCTGCCGAACGTGGTCGCCCTGGGCGAGGCGTTCCGCCGTCGCCGCGCGGCCGGCGGTCCGGCCGAGCAGACCTTCGCCGCGCTGGTCGGGCTGGAGCTGCGACCCCGTCGGCTGCGGGAGGCGGCGGCGCTCTGGTCGGCGCTCACCGAGCACCGCGGGATCGCCGGCCGGGACGCCCTGTGGGGTCACCCGGATCTCCTCCCGTCCGGCGACGACTTCGCCGACCCGGTCGCTTTCGCCCGGTCCCAGCTCGACTTCGCCGAGCTGGACGAATTCGACTTCACCGCGCCGGGCGGCCCCGAGGAGCAGCCGCCGGGCGAACGGCGTCCGGACGACGACCCCGGCCGTTCCTGA
- a CDS encoding extracellular solute-binding protein, translating to MSAVPHLPVRAGADPARRRVLAGLLGLPVVAAGGLAGCRAEQAAPAEEEPVELSVFWWGTARRAELTEQALRLYSDRNPTVTFRVTWQGLDGYYERLATQGVGGNVPDLFQIDDTFLTEYARRDILLDLTRYVADGRLNLGGLPDGLVRYGQVEGRTMAVAAAQNSAGLVFNRDLLRRLGQPAPTSGMSYPDYLTWAARVTRASDGRVAGTMDPSGDHRALWLWLRSRGAEFYQGRKLGFELSELMDWFELWQRARSARATPSAALVQRANSGELARQLVVTGHAAASFAWSNQLVELQRLSRDELGIVSCPGPTGAQWARASMYWAGFRGTRHPAVVADVVNFLTTDVAAGRVLGYDRGLSPHLNIRKLVQPTVQDVAVRRSAAFESSLADRFGSAPPPPPAGHARIRDLLVGTAESIQSGQSTIRAATWRFMGQAAGALAG from the coding sequence GTGTCCGCAGTGCCGCACCTGCCCGTCCGCGCCGGCGCCGACCCGGCACGTCGCCGGGTGCTCGCCGGGCTGCTGGGTCTGCCGGTCGTCGCGGCCGGCGGACTGGCCGGTTGCCGCGCCGAGCAGGCCGCCCCGGCCGAGGAGGAGCCCGTCGAGCTGTCGGTCTTCTGGTGGGGCACCGCCCGCCGGGCCGAACTCACCGAACAGGCGCTGCGGCTCTACTCCGACCGCAACCCCACGGTCACCTTCCGGGTCACCTGGCAGGGGCTCGACGGCTACTACGAGCGGCTCGCCACGCAGGGGGTGGGTGGGAACGTCCCCGACCTGTTCCAGATCGACGACACCTTCCTCACCGAGTACGCCCGCCGGGACATCCTGCTCGACCTGACCCGGTACGTCGCCGACGGCCGGCTGAACCTCGGCGGCCTGCCCGACGGGCTGGTCCGCTACGGCCAGGTCGAGGGCCGCACCATGGCGGTGGCCGCCGCGCAGAACTCCGCCGGGCTGGTGTTCAACCGGGACCTGCTGCGCCGGCTGGGCCAGCCGGCCCCGACCAGCGGGATGTCCTACCCCGACTACCTGACCTGGGCGGCCCGGGTGACCCGGGCCAGCGACGGCCGGGTGGCCGGCACCATGGACCCGTCCGGGGACCACCGGGCGCTCTGGCTCTGGCTGCGGTCCCGGGGCGCCGAGTTCTACCAGGGCCGCAAGCTCGGCTTCGAGCTCTCCGAGCTGATGGACTGGTTCGAGCTGTGGCAGCGGGCCCGCAGCGCCCGGGCCACCCCGAGCGCCGCGCTGGTCCAGCGGGCCAACAGCGGGGAGCTGGCCCGTCAGCTCGTGGTGACCGGCCACGCCGCCGCCTCGTTCGCCTGGTCCAACCAGCTCGTCGAGCTGCAACGGCTCAGCCGGGACGAGCTGGGCATCGTGAGCTGCCCCGGCCCGACCGGCGCGCAGTGGGCCCGGGCGTCGATGTACTGGGCCGGGTTCCGGGGCACCAGGCACCCGGCGGTGGTGGCCGACGTGGTCAACTTCCTGACCACCGACGTGGCGGCCGGCCGGGTCCTCGGCTACGACCGGGGACTGAGCCCGCACCTCAACATCCGCAAGCTCGTGCAACCGACGGTCCAGGACGTCGCGGTCCGGCGCTCGGCCGCCTTCGAGTCGAGCCTGGCGGACCGGTTCGGGTCGGCGCCCCCACCTCCGCCGGCCGGCCACGCCCGGATCCGCGACCTGCTGGTCGGCACCGCCGAGAGCATCCAGTCAGGTCAGTCGACGATCCGGGCGGCCACCTGGCGGTTCATGGGCCAGGCCGCCGGCGCCCTCGCCGGCTGA
- a CDS encoding UPF0182 family protein, whose protein sequence is MRSTPLPRMSRRGRVTIGVLIGVFVLFTLLGWGVQAWTDWLWFDEVDYTQVFTGVLVTRLLLFLAVGLGMAALVGGNLWLAHRLRPGLRPHSAEQATLERYRMVLGPRIGMWILLVGAVVGLFAGLSAQSRWSQWLLFRNGGDFGVEDPEFGVDVGFYVFQLPFLRYVLGVGFTAIVLSVIGALAVHYIFGGVRLQGVGDRMTNAARAHLTSLVAVFVLLKAVAYVLDRRAMLLEYNDSAKLYGAGYADVNALLPAKEILAYISIVVAIAIIVFSNAVMRNLVWPGISLALLGVSAVAIGGIYPWAVQTFEVKPSARDKEAPYIQRSIDATRAAFQLADTKTTPYGANNLTPPGTLATDKAVVPNARLLDPQLVSETYTQLQQVRGFYDFGPKLDIDRYTVDGQTQDYVVGMREINYGELTDQQNNWINRHTVYTHGFGLVGAPANQVVCGGQPLFVSGFLGEREQERCSAQTDQIPTEQPRIYYGERMGPNDYAIVGQADPDRDAEFDRPTPTTGGEQYYTYTGAGGVSVGSFSRRLLYAIKEQESNFLLSEAVNENSKLLYVRNPRDRVEKVAPFLTIDGDPYPAMVDGRIQWIVDAYTTAATYPYAERVNLQTETTDELTNQGTFQLARENVNYIRNSVKATVDAYDGTVQLYEFDENDPVLKAWNKAFGGDLVTPRAEIPAELAAHFRYPADMFKVQRNLLTKFHVTNPGDFYSGQDFWQVPNVPDNPDGGQKQPPYYLYTQLPEQDAPRFQLTSAVTPNGRQNLAALISGSYVDGRPRLEVLELPDQTRVSGPVQVHQQMTNNAAIRQQLNLLSSNQAQVQYGNLLSLPFDNGMLYVEPVYVKSNQQDAYPLLQKVLLSYGDGGSYVVLANTLQEGIQQLVEQGKQAVAGNPPPPSPPAGDGDGESPPPSPSPTQTPPPATGELAVAAQQVQAAIAEVKAAQTSGDFERYGRALKSLDDAMTAFQRAQQAAGASSAPAPAGGGSPTPSAPSGG, encoded by the coding sequence ATGCGTAGCACCCCCCTGCCGAGGATGAGCCGACGCGGACGCGTCACGATCGGTGTCCTGATCGGGGTGTTCGTGCTGTTCACCCTGCTCGGTTGGGGGGTCCAGGCCTGGACCGACTGGCTCTGGTTCGACGAGGTCGACTACACCCAGGTCTTCACCGGCGTCCTGGTGACCCGGCTGCTGCTCTTCCTGGCCGTCGGGCTGGGCATGGCGGCGCTGGTCGGCGGCAACCTGTGGCTGGCCCACCGGCTGCGCCCCGGGCTGCGTCCGCACTCCGCCGAGCAGGCCACCCTGGAGCGGTACCGGATGGTGCTCGGCCCCCGGATCGGCATGTGGATCCTGCTGGTCGGCGCGGTGGTCGGGCTCTTCGCCGGGCTCTCCGCGCAGAGCCGGTGGAGCCAGTGGCTGCTCTTCCGCAACGGCGGCGACTTCGGGGTGGAGGATCCCGAGTTCGGGGTGGACGTCGGCTTCTACGTCTTCCAGTTGCCGTTCCTGCGGTACGTGCTCGGGGTGGGCTTCACCGCGATCGTGCTGTCGGTGATCGGCGCGCTGGCCGTGCACTACATCTTCGGCGGGGTGCGCCTGCAGGGCGTCGGCGACCGGATGACGAACGCCGCGCGCGCCCACCTGACCTCGCTGGTCGCGGTGTTCGTCCTGCTCAAGGCGGTCGCGTACGTGCTGGACCGGCGCGCGATGCTGCTGGAGTACAACGACAGCGCCAAGCTCTACGGCGCCGGGTACGCCGACGTGAACGCGCTGCTGCCGGCGAAGGAGATCCTCGCCTACATCTCGATCGTGGTGGCCATCGCGATCATCGTCTTCTCCAACGCGGTCATGCGGAACCTCGTCTGGCCGGGCATCTCGCTGGCCCTGCTCGGGGTCTCCGCGGTGGCGATCGGCGGCATCTACCCGTGGGCGGTGCAGACCTTCGAGGTCAAGCCGAGCGCCCGGGACAAGGAGGCCCCGTACATCCAGCGCAGCATCGACGCCACCCGGGCCGCGTTCCAGCTCGCCGACACGAAGACGACGCCGTACGGGGCGAACAACCTCACCCCGCCGGGGACCCTGGCCACCGACAAGGCCGTGGTGCCCAACGCCCGGCTGCTCGACCCGCAGCTCGTCTCCGAGACGTACACCCAGTTGCAGCAGGTCCGGGGCTTCTACGACTTCGGGCCGAAGCTCGACATCGACAGGTACACGGTCGACGGCCAGACCCAGGACTACGTGGTCGGCATGCGTGAGATCAACTACGGCGAGCTGACCGACCAGCAGAACAACTGGATCAACCGGCACACCGTCTACACGCACGGCTTCGGCCTGGTCGGCGCGCCGGCCAACCAGGTCGTCTGCGGCGGTCAGCCGTTGTTCGTCTCCGGCTTCCTCGGCGAGCGCGAGCAGGAGCGCTGCTCGGCCCAGACCGACCAGATCCCCACCGAGCAGCCGCGGATCTACTACGGCGAGCGGATGGGCCCGAACGACTACGCGATCGTCGGGCAGGCCGACCCGGACCGGGACGCCGAGTTCGACCGGCCCACCCCGACCACCGGCGGCGAGCAGTACTACACCTACACCGGCGCGGGCGGCGTGTCGGTCGGCTCGTTCAGCCGGCGGCTGCTCTACGCGATCAAGGAGCAGGAGTCGAACTTCCTCCTCTCCGAGGCGGTCAACGAGAACTCCAAGCTGCTCTACGTCCGTAACCCCCGGGACCGGGTGGAGAAGGTCGCGCCGTTCCTCACCATCGACGGCGACCCGTACCCGGCGATGGTCGACGGGCGGATCCAGTGGATCGTGGACGCCTACACCACGGCGGCCACCTACCCGTACGCCGAGCGGGTCAACCTGCAGACCGAGACCACCGACGAGCTGACCAACCAGGGCACCTTCCAGCTCGCCCGGGAGAACGTCAACTACATCCGCAACTCGGTCAAGGCCACCGTCGACGCGTACGACGGCACCGTCCAGCTCTACGAGTTCGACGAGAACGACCCGGTGCTCAAGGCGTGGAACAAGGCGTTCGGCGGTGACCTGGTGACGCCCCGGGCGGAGATCCCGGCCGAGCTGGCGGCGCACTTCCGCTACCCGGCCGACATGTTCAAGGTGCAGCGCAACCTGCTCACCAAGTTCCACGTGACGAACCCGGGCGACTTCTACTCCGGCCAGGACTTCTGGCAGGTGCCCAACGTGCCGGACAACCCGGACGGCGGGCAGAAGCAGCCGCCGTACTACCTCTACACCCAGTTGCCCGAGCAGGACGCGCCCCGCTTCCAGCTCACCTCGGCGGTCACCCCGAACGGCCGGCAGAACCTCGCCGCGCTGATCTCCGGGTCGTACGTCGACGGGCGACCGCGGCTGGAGGTGCTGGAGCTGCCGGACCAGACCCGGGTCTCCGGCCCGGTCCAGGTGCACCAGCAGATGACCAACAACGCGGCCATCCGGCAGCAGCTCAACCTGCTCTCCTCGAACCAGGCCCAGGTGCAGTACGGCAACCTGCTCTCGCTGCCCTTCGACAACGGCATGCTCTACGTCGAGCCGGTCTACGTGAAGAGCAACCAGCAGGACGCCTACCCGCTGTTGCAGAAGGTGCTGCTCTCGTACGGTGACGGCGGCTCGTACGTGGTGCTGGCCAACACTCTCCAGGAGGGCATCCAGCAGCTCGTCGAGCAGGGCAAGCAGGCCGTCGCCGGCAACCCGCCGCCGCCGTCGCCGCCGGCCGGTGACGGTGACGGCGAGAGCCCGCCACCGTCCCCGTCGCCCACCCAGACGCCGCCGCCGGCCACCGGCGAGCTGGCCGTGGCCGCCCAGCAGGTGCAGGCGGCCATCGCCGAGGTCAAGGCCGCGCAGACCTCCGGCGACTTCGAGCGGTACGGCCGGGCGCTCAAGAGCCTGGACGACGCGATGACCGCGTTCCAGCGGGCGCAGCAGGCGGCCGGGGCGTCGTCCGCTCCCGCCCCTGCCGGCGGAGGGTCGCCCACGCCGTCCGCGCCGTCAGGCGGCTGA
- a CDS encoding WhiB family transcriptional regulator, with protein MSLALAPLDANVELEANLPCRKFDPDLWFSDSPTELELAKSLCGDCPLRVECLAGAVERAEPWGVWGGEIFERGAVVPRKRPRGRPRKEDVARDAALRVEAEARLAASGLATSRNAVRLAA; from the coding sequence ATGAGTCTGGCCTTGGCTCCGCTCGACGCGAACGTCGAGCTGGAGGCGAACCTGCCCTGCCGGAAGTTCGACCCCGACCTGTGGTTCTCCGACTCGCCCACCGAGCTGGAACTGGCCAAGTCGCTCTGCGGGGACTGCCCGCTGCGCGTCGAGTGCCTGGCCGGCGCGGTGGAGCGGGCCGAGCCCTGGGGCGTCTGGGGTGGCGAGATCTTCGAGCGTGGCGCGGTGGTCCCGCGCAAGCGGCCCCGGGGCCGCCCGCGCAAGGAGGACGTCGCCCGTGACGCCGCCCTGCGGGTCGAGGCCGAGGCGCGACTGGCCGCCAGTGGGCTGGCCACGTCCCGCAACGCGGTCCGGCTGGCGGCCTGA
- a CDS encoding DUF5679 domain-containing protein produces MADQAQTYNGYCVKCKEKRDFEGKVEVSKTGMNMAKGKCPVCGTTVNRILGKAKV; encoded by the coding sequence GTGGCCGACCAGGCCCAGACCTACAACGGTTACTGCGTCAAGTGCAAGGAGAAGCGTGACTTCGAGGGCAAGGTCGAGGTCTCGAAGACCGGCATGAACATGGCCAAGGGCAAGTGCCCGGTCTGTGGCACAACAGTGAACCGGATTCTCGGCAAGGCGAAGGTCTGA
- a CDS encoding Ig-like domain repeat protein, which translates to MTSSRFRVLTAAVASLVISVGLAATPAQAAPRMAITDLSFSSATVDATESAQAVQLTWRVTNTDQRAITVTGLIELREFQNGAPVGPVRSLNFALRHGDADIAADWGGTAQDSTYRHEVFVPQYATTDSTSWRVTKVTAQDGRGHTAKLTADELVALGAQFTVTRLTDVQAPTLGTLSLDGRSEVYHDGSGLTLSYALSIYDVGLGFRRGTLVLDGPGDRQVSGTFEVRKADAWSGWCGENNYVSLPATWAYCAVTVAIAPDTPSGSWTVNRVRLVDEAGNVTVARDVDWPTVHVSRNEVVEAGDFSVTPDVVDNWRAARTVELRFRAQSWAGPIVKVEVRTEQQCWPSSTTPTWRPDGTASIPIAIPQSRGGCRVTGVAITDEAGNRSLYGEPYGAPALALVVAQLPDETPPKVLSVAPPKKVWTVSELTNSWGVSFTVQVDDTSGAPVTGFSTTLFNSLGHSVGGHSGGISEGDDGRLGLSTTVPPVVGEYVIGFDLTDAAGNRSAFGYPNTSTPEPPGGPLTITVVAD; encoded by the coding sequence TTGACATCCTCGCGTTTCCGCGTCCTGACGGCCGCGGTCGCGTCTCTCGTCATCTCTGTCGGGCTGGCCGCGACACCGGCGCAGGCCGCGCCGCGAATGGCGATCACCGACCTTTCGTTCTCCAGCGCCACGGTCGACGCCACCGAGTCCGCGCAGGCGGTGCAACTGACCTGGCGGGTCACCAACACCGACCAGCGGGCGATCACCGTCACCGGTCTGATCGAGCTGCGCGAGTTCCAGAACGGCGCCCCGGTCGGCCCGGTACGGTCGCTCAACTTCGCGTTACGGCACGGCGACGCCGACATCGCGGCTGACTGGGGCGGCACCGCGCAGGACTCGACCTACCGCCACGAGGTGTTCGTCCCGCAGTACGCGACGACCGACTCGACGTCCTGGCGGGTCACGAAGGTCACCGCCCAGGACGGGCGCGGCCACACCGCCAAACTCACCGCCGACGAGCTGGTCGCGCTCGGCGCGCAGTTCACCGTCACCAGGCTCACCGACGTGCAGGCGCCGACTCTCGGCACGCTCTCCCTGGACGGGCGGAGCGAGGTCTACCACGACGGGTCGGGTCTGACGCTGAGCTACGCCCTGAGCATCTACGACGTGGGTCTCGGTTTCCGCCGGGGCACCCTGGTGCTGGACGGGCCGGGTGACCGTCAGGTCAGCGGGACGTTCGAGGTGCGCAAGGCCGACGCCTGGTCCGGATGGTGCGGCGAGAACAACTACGTCTCCCTCCCGGCCACCTGGGCGTACTGCGCGGTCACCGTGGCCATCGCGCCCGACACCCCGTCCGGCTCGTGGACGGTCAACCGGGTGCGTCTGGTCGACGAGGCCGGCAACGTCACCGTCGCCCGTGACGTGGACTGGCCCACCGTCCACGTCAGCCGCAACGAGGTCGTCGAGGCCGGTGACTTCTCGGTGACCCCGGACGTGGTCGACAACTGGCGGGCGGCCAGGACCGTCGAGCTGCGGTTCCGGGCACAGAGCTGGGCCGGCCCGATCGTCAAGGTCGAGGTCCGCACCGAGCAGCAGTGCTGGCCGTCGTCGACCACCCCGACCTGGCGGCCGGACGGCACTGCATCGATACCGATCGCCATCCCGCAGAGTCGGGGCGGGTGTCGGGTCACCGGTGTCGCGATCACCGACGAGGCCGGCAACCGGTCGCTCTACGGGGAGCCGTACGGCGCGCCGGCGCTCGCTCTCGTCGTCGCCCAGCTTCCCGACGAGACGCCGCCGAAGGTGCTCTCGGTGGCGCCGCCGAAGAAGGTCTGGACGGTCTCCGAGCTGACGAACTCCTGGGGCGTCAGCTTCACCGTCCAGGTCGACGACACCTCGGGCGCGCCCGTCACCGGTTTCAGCACCACGCTCTTCAACTCGCTCGGCCACTCGGTGGGTGGGCACAGCGGCGGAATCTCCGAAGGGGACGACGGTCGGCTGGGGCTGTCCACCACGGTGCCTCCGGTGGTGGGCGAGTACGTGATCGGCTTCGACCTCACGGACGCGGCCGGCAACAGGTCCGCCTTCGGCTATCCGAACACCTCCACCCCCGAGCCGCCCGGGGGACCGTTGACCATCACGGTCGTGGCGGACTGA
- a CDS encoding AarF/ABC1/UbiB kinase family protein, with protein sequence MTDIPRRAVSRTAKLAALPLGFAGRTVLGMGKRVTGLASEVISAEIQQRTAEQLFSVLGQLKGGAMKFGQALSVFEAALPEEVAAPYRQALTKLQEAAPPLPAASVHKVLAEQLGPQWRDRFLEFDDTPAAAASIGQVHRAVWRERPAGRRKTAAPTGRPVAVKIQYPGAGDALLADLKQLSRLSAMFRAIQPGLDVKPLLAELRERITEELDYELEAESQRAFAAAYADDPEIFIPAVVAAAPRVLVTDWVDGTPLAEIIRAGTPEQRDEAGRLMATLHLSAPARAGLLHADPHPGNFRILPDGRLGVIDFGAVARLPEGTPEPIGRLAGLALRGEAEAVVDGLRTEGFVPADEPIDAQAVLDFVRPMLDPVATEEFQFSRAWLRAEATRLASPRSPAYQLSRQLNLPPSYLLIHRVTLGSIGVLCQLEAKAPYRAILERWLPGFAPVG encoded by the coding sequence GTGACCGATATCCCGCGCCGGGCCGTGTCCCGGACCGCCAAGCTCGCCGCACTGCCGCTCGGCTTCGCCGGACGCACCGTCCTCGGCATGGGTAAGCGCGTCACCGGGCTCGCCTCCGAGGTGATCTCCGCCGAGATCCAGCAGCGCACCGCCGAACAGCTCTTCAGCGTGCTGGGTCAGCTCAAGGGCGGGGCGATGAAGTTCGGGCAGGCGCTGTCGGTGTTCGAGGCCGCCCTCCCCGAGGAGGTCGCCGCCCCGTACCGGCAGGCGTTGACGAAGTTGCAGGAGGCGGCCCCGCCGCTGCCCGCCGCCTCGGTGCACAAGGTGCTCGCCGAGCAGCTCGGCCCGCAGTGGCGGGACCGGTTCCTGGAGTTCGACGACACCCCCGCCGCCGCCGCGAGCATCGGCCAGGTGCACCGGGCGGTGTGGCGGGAACGTCCGGCCGGCCGCCGGAAGACGGCCGCTCCGACCGGCCGCCCGGTGGCCGTCAAGATCCAGTACCCGGGCGCGGGTGACGCCCTGCTCGCCGACCTGAAGCAGCTCTCCCGGCTGAGCGCCATGTTCCGGGCGATCCAGCCCGGCCTGGACGTCAAGCCGCTGCTCGCCGAGTTGCGGGAGCGGATCACCGAGGAGCTCGACTACGAGCTGGAGGCGGAGTCGCAGCGCGCCTTCGCCGCCGCGTACGCCGACGACCCGGAGATCTTCATTCCGGCGGTGGTCGCCGCCGCGCCCCGGGTGCTGGTGACCGACTGGGTGGACGGCACCCCGCTGGCCGAGATCATCCGGGCGGGCACGCCGGAGCAGCGCGACGAGGCCGGCCGGCTGATGGCCACCCTGCACCTCTCCGCGCCGGCCCGGGCCGGGCTGCTGCACGCCGACCCGCACCCGGGAAACTTCCGGATCCTGCCCGACGGCCGGCTCGGCGTGATCGACTTCGGCGCGGTGGCCCGGCTGCCCGAGGGCACCCCCGAGCCGATCGGCCGGCTGGCCGGGCTGGCCCTGCGGGGCGAGGCGGAAGCCGTGGTGGACGGGCTGCGGACGGAGGGATTCGTCCCGGCCGACGAGCCGATCGACGCGCAGGCCGTGCTGGACTTCGTCCGGCCGATGCTGGACCCGGTGGCCACCGAGGAGTTCCAGTTCAGCCGCGCCTGGCTGCGGGCCGAGGCGACCCGGCTGGCCAGCCCCCGGTCACCGGCCTACCAGTTGAGCCGGCAGCTCAACCTGCCGCCGTCGTACCTGCTCATCCACCGGGTGACGCTGGGGTCGATCGGGGTGCTCTGCCAGTTGGAGGCGAAGGCCCCGTACCGGGCGATCCTGGAGCGCTGGCTGCCCGGCTTCGCCCCGGTGGGCTGA
- a CDS encoding PDZ domain-containing protein codes for MRRRGVTVLLGALLTTLLSIGVLAAPIPYVVLGPGPTVDTLGTENGEEIIKITGRETSSSAGQLRLTTVGVQPSVKLRSALAGWFSPDRAVVPRELVYPPGQSREQVEERNAEEFTASQTSAETAALRELGFPVQVVVRTVAADGPSGGALQPGDLLTTIDGQPVTSASGLTGLIRARPAGAALEVGYTRAGAPGVATVTSRESDGRPRIGIEVEQRQPHPFTLEIDLGDIGGPSAGLMFALGIVDKLEPDDLTGGKIIAGTGTIDDEGNVGPIGGIAQKLVGAKQAGAVVFLVPEANCAEAVRNAQPDLPLLRVGSLDEALTSLAAVRTGGEAARC; via the coding sequence ATGAGACGACGCGGTGTCACGGTCCTGCTCGGCGCTCTGCTCACCACCCTGCTCAGCATCGGCGTGCTCGCCGCGCCCATCCCGTACGTGGTGCTCGGCCCCGGCCCGACCGTGGACACCCTCGGCACCGAGAACGGCGAGGAGATCATCAAGATCACCGGCCGGGAGACCTCCTCGTCGGCGGGGCAGCTCCGGTTGACCACGGTCGGCGTGCAACCGTCGGTGAAACTGCGCTCCGCGCTGGCCGGCTGGTTCTCCCCGGACCGGGCGGTGGTCCCCCGGGAGCTGGTCTACCCGCCCGGGCAGAGCCGGGAGCAGGTCGAGGAGCGCAACGCAGAGGAGTTCACCGCGTCGCAGACCAGCGCCGAGACGGCGGCCCTGCGGGAGCTGGGCTTCCCGGTCCAGGTGGTGGTGCGGACGGTCGCCGCGGACGGCCCGTCGGGCGGCGCGTTGCAGCCCGGTGACCTGCTCACCACGATCGACGGGCAGCCGGTGACCAGCGCGTCCGGGCTGACCGGGCTGATCCGGGCCCGGCCGGCGGGCGCCGCGCTGGAGGTCGGGTACACCCGGGCCGGCGCGCCCGGCGTCGCCACGGTGACCAGCCGGGAGTCCGACGGTCGACCACGCATCGGGATCGAGGTCGAGCAGCGTCAGCCGCACCCCTTCACCCTGGAGATCGACCTCGGGGACATCGGTGGTCCGAGCGCCGGGCTGATGTTCGCCCTGGGGATCGTGGACAAGCTCGAACCGGACGACCTCACCGGCGGAAAGATCATCGCGGGCACCGGCACCATCGACGACGAGGGGAACGTCGGCCCGATCGGCGGCATCGCCCAGAAGTTGGTGGGCGCGAAACAGGCCGGGGCGGTGGTCTTCCTGGTGCCGGAGGCGAACTGCGCCGAGGCGGTCCGCAACGCCCAGCCCGACCTTCCGTTGCTGCGGGTGGGCAGCCTGGACGAGGCGCTGACCTCGCTGGCGGCGGTGCGGACCGGGGGAGAAGCCGCGCGCTGCTGA
- a CDS encoding M48 family metallopeptidase, which yields MAGARKPVVEVRRSQRRRRTVSAYRDGERVVVLIPDQFSRAEETEWVDRMLARLAAREGRLARSDAELLQRAVRLIDLYLPEYGRQAVPSSVRWVTNQNGRWGSCTPADRTIRISHRLQDMPDWVIDYVLLHELAHLIVPSHNASFWALVCRYPKTERARGYLEGVASVAGVPLPD from the coding sequence ATGGCGGGCGCGCGGAAGCCGGTCGTCGAGGTGCGGCGTAGCCAGCGTCGGCGACGTACGGTGTCCGCGTATCGGGACGGCGAGCGGGTGGTCGTCCTGATTCCGGACCAGTTCTCCCGGGCCGAGGAGACCGAGTGGGTCGACCGGATGCTCGCCCGGCTCGCCGCCCGCGAGGGCCGCCTGGCCCGCAGCGACGCCGAGCTGCTCCAACGGGCCGTCCGGCTGATCGACCTCTACCTGCCCGAGTACGGCCGGCAGGCGGTCCCGTCGAGCGTGCGGTGGGTGACCAACCAGAACGGCCGCTGGGGCTCCTGCACCCCCGCCGACCGCACCATCCGGATCTCCCACCGGCTCCAGGACATGCCCGACTGGGTGATCGACTACGTGCTCCTGCACGAGCTGGCCCACCTCATCGTGCCCAGCCACAACGCGTCGTTCTGGGCGCTGGTCTGCCGGTACCCGAAGACGGAGCGGGCCAGGGGCTACCTGGAGGGCGTCGCCTCGGTGGCCGGCGTGCCGCTACCCGACTGA